The Toxoplasma gondii ME49 chromosome XII, whole genome shotgun sequence genome includes a region encoding these proteins:
- a CDS encoding hypothetical protein (encoded by transcript TGME49_247440~Predicted trans-membrane domain (TMHMM2.0):11-31:172-190:210-233:302-325) has protein sequence MRHQERFDLRTGVLLCIGLVGWSGFVVQHCACSDGVFSVQSPSAPQHDILWDARKTQDELRAFNGESSGELAKGAGIRATEGEVFAGGRAAAGVISAEIPAEEGGEAAANPTSEREIEAPAAEDEAEAEISDASGGVAVTSPAAEEERLSARSASRPSGRRTGPDGVPSTRGLVFTAGGSILAAAVMMLLSRLSRQRSIQVWTVWREERQSLGLSVASDALVVASALVALLGGKRVVKGVMRKREATRRRRRDEIPGVEMPAKRKRRRSEAEGARATEGVKVSELVEDETPSHVSAPTEPGRTAIAATAVTGAAALAGSVALVLGSRRWFRYYHQVEEESRRLVAAGALFTGALFAAYKLFKQVRAKLAARRKKSTKA, from the coding sequence ATGCGGCATCAAGAACGGTTCGACCTGCGAACGGGTGTGTTGTTGTGTATTGGACTCGTCGGGTGGAGTGGTTTTGTGGTGCAACATTGTGCCTGCTCCGACggagttttttctgtgcagTCTCCAAGCGCACCCCAGCATGACATCTTGTGGGATGCTAGGAAAACACAGGACGAGTTACGTGCGTTCAACGGGGAATCTTCGGGAGAACTGGCAAAGGGTGCTGGAATTCGAGCTACAGAAGGTGAAGTATTCGCTGGAGGTAGGGCTGCAGCAGGCGTAATATCAGCTGAAATTCCAGCTGAAGAGggtggagaagcagccgcaAATCCAACTTCAGAGCGTGAAATAGAAGCTCCAGCTGCAGAGGATGAAGCAGAAGCTGAAATCTCGGACGCGAGTGGTGGCGTTGCAGTCACAAGTccagctgcagaagaggagcgacTGTCTGCACGCAGTGCCAGTCGTCCGAGTGGCAGGCGCACGGGACCCGACGGAGTTCCTAGCACCCGGGGACTTGTATTCACTGCTGGTGGGAGTATTCTAGCGGCGGCTGTCATGATGTTGTTAAGTCGTCTTTCAAGGCAAAGATCTATACAAGTTTGGACTGTCTGgcgcgaagagcgacagTCCTTGGGATTGTCCGTTGCATCAGACGCCTTAGTTGTCGCCAGCGCCCTCGTTGCTCTACTAGGTGGTAAACGCGTAGTCAAAGGCGTAATGCGGAAGCGAGAGGCTACTAGGCGAAGACGTAGAGACGAAATTCCTGGAGTTGAAATGCCAGCCAAGCGCAAACGACGGAGAAGTGAAGCTGAGGGTGCACGGGCCACTGAAGGTGTCAAAGTTTCGGAGCTTGTTGAAGATGAAACTCCGTCTCACGTCTCAGCCCCAACGGAACCAGGACGGACAGCAATCGCTGCAACAGCTGTGACAGGGGCAGCGGCCCTGGCAGGAAGTGTAGCACTGGTGTTGGGTTCTCGTCGATGGTTCAGGTACTATCAccaagtcgaggaagagtCCCGAAGGCTAGTGGCCGCCGGTGCTTTATTCACTGGTGCTTTGTTTGCTGCATACAAGCTATTTAAG
- a CDS encoding hypothetical protein (encoded by transcript TGME49_247450) has protein sequence MDDFSPGRRSPRGISREAADRRRGSPRWPSRDREERRSPWRSSSSRGRGEEIFPSRGGVRREGASPEPKSGRDLPRANSVQRDDELASRRRASGRRDSREGVGRDRRTSTQRDARGPLSPPYGSQRRFERRSPSPYRGGEREARSRGENDRKRGRSRESSEGGRQVRRESRRIEEGEEGGFSHFGYRGDEGRRDEPRGDRGGRGGEDWRREDPGRRVLSERDEEFASRDNGAGRDREARETDERESSLSRPLPRDKRSRDDSSERREDRQGSRRGTVASLEDRSRRRVSRSPGQGKEKQERGSLSSFYSVREREEREGREEREEKGERGSEKADELPRGERRGGSVAEASRRAEGEKDRFSGGREETSRRRESPTGRRRLSSDSLRLPETGRDRSSDSIGERGRRSPPRGKDDRDEPRREDDSGRGDNPPVGRRERSGSAQKNEARRSATREEERTKTRRNRVSSLSPETDKGEPASVSFQEAGKKPPRRLPLPPPPLVSRGGRGERDGEEDKAGPRPRRGSEDNSRENHKRMDDRNRDHAPQSPVAARRRQTSFCLRIENLPSSPSRSEIADLLRDCCGIRVPIDMVELFPADARAVVYLQSQQQAESAQYRLHRRTLRNCRLDVFLGDRAAGRDSRDDDIPQRDKAREDSRGSRSPRRRGASPGRGEEARERCASPAGSSFRILRPRSPPGPTGGRASSPVRRGRRSPPRPLIIRPGPSGGAFPGGIEVLPTDFARGDRRRDEDDERRGQRGADRRGYGRGSLSPRGRSACGAREAGSSRSPKRRRRDEDLSSDSRRRRTSRSLSRSPMNGDDKGPGLDRGRTRDDRSASREGRKASVSQSSRRGREAGEKEKGEKGSSLSPEGRGGRLSSSRPYTGPEETSREPKAGACSNLGPRPRSRSPPQGGSRRFGGLGGPHGSTPGISIRLAGRGGSSRDYMDGRGPGSGGRGRSPSPHSRRRGGSPRRGWRPPAPRFGLGSVSRSRSRASHSLTASEKSDRRERDEDTKGEKRRDSVVDGKSRRRSLSRRSQEREGGARSDTDERNKARGPSPLNRERASDVPGGERRQERDRSSGRLGAERRDRSVKQNPQEKAMLRLHERGRCTPCRQIIKGLECFRISTCPYCHHAEHDPMYNRPGVEEPELEASSLLSLASAGLQALRDGVDAGAGQQGEEESRPRGRSASLSPSAKSQTKPGGGNSALSPMVLKQHLAGTCLPCSEYKQDRCRRGDSCPFCHHSDHLPKGEKAKGEPKKKEAKKLDSKEQQERYALERHEKGWCRPCKKYFAKNAECPAVKKNQPCLYCHHEDHRDDMPSRIQSRQPSPERASPPAEPLKMEEAPPQDTSAPLLASPPHSLHSPSSLCSPTAQGAMGEQGNAGPAILRPGDPATRLENFVFADPAQQRKHEKGLCLPCKFYVSGRQCYKVEQGCVYCHHPSHLSLAVQGLSQHADGTGLPCLQKVREQHEQGVCRPCVHHFVPGLTCAWGVQCLLCHHPQHGDRSSPSFYLKWEHDRNVCLPCAKAHVSGHGGCPESDNCGYCHDPVHSDPTSELHFARVLHARGVCRPCQQFLQGTCPLEQLCCPFCHNPQHLGGFAAEKEGERERGAEGAGPPGRGAVVPVSKIGPAAPPGHALFMRPPGTDGRTAPGLPFPPQQPAGNVPLSHPGLPGPPMGHPPPLAHPAGVGAAGMFPGPPHHPVRPAFVYGGVPPPSGTAVAGSPFPGQPPMFAGAGAGAALPGNPTKPQKEEREGAGEAGPGEGVKESLGLPVGVIAAPPVLGGAPKEEEQGAKEEEELDPVAAAAAAYAKEQEARQVLLQNQSVMQTPQSMTGPSPPGGSPWGVPYMQPPPPGAAPWGAPGAPHPPSGSMPAGTPQGPHPIGVGPPPPGPPGTAARPSHLLPTPPGAPGVPPPGSRQQAQMGPPLAMGGDRAMPSMPGAPPPGAAPPAPMYGMAPAMGRPPAPAQAPGSFCGPIGSPAGIRPPQGPPGAVGTGGPPGYMGSESSFGVSHLAPGQRPAPPHPHGSPAPFASPSAQKPSPPPLMGWGAQPLVASQPPPPGGHLTPQGDAGQGVGLAGPPPGMSPAMGTGAPPPPPPPPSGSPSDGFGDSSAQASGSSFQASLAAKNPAAAAMLEAAQQAAQAAASKIGSSNSSPPPPPSQSFLNQSSRVPGMSPAAAAAAAAAAALAAAAMAAKKKGEEAQKVRDMEQPQGSKPSQAMAGLPAGHATMGTPLPSPFGFSVGSRSGGLASVVEAAKAAVAQKALLAAREAQEAPTAAPDNPQNLPAGVLAAAEAAKAAAAAISASLAGVGGFTG, from the exons ATGGACGACTTCAGTCCGGGTCGCAGGAGCCCCCGAGGGATATCGCGGGAGGCCGCTGACCGGCGGCGCGGATCGCCGCGGTGGCCGAGCAGGgacagggaggagaggaggtcTCCGTGGCGCTCTTCATCGTCTCGCGGCAGGGGCGAGGAGATCTTCCCCAGCCGCGGCGGAGtgcgcagagaaggcgcctCTCCAGAACCGAAGTCGGGGAGAGACCTGCCCCGCGCGAACAGCGTGCAGCGCGACGACGAGCTCGCGAGCAGGCGGCGGGCGTCGGGCCGTAGAGACTCCCGAGAAGGAgtcggaagagacagaaggaccTCGACGCAGCGGGACGCGCGAGGACCGCTGTCCCCGCCGTACGGGTCGCAGCGCCGCTTCGAGCGCAGGTCGCCGTCGCCGTAcagaggcggcgagaggGAGGCTCGTTCGCGAGGCGAGAACGACCGGAAGCGGGGTCGGTCGCGAGAGAGCAGTGAAGGCGGTCGACAGGTCCGGCGGGAGAGTCGGCGCatcgaggaaggcgaggaaggaggctTCTCTCACTTTGGCTACCgcggcgacgaaggcaggCGCGACGAGCCCAGGGGGGACCGTGGTGGGCGGGGCGGAGAGGactggagacgagaagacccgggaagaagagttctgagcgagagagacgaggagttCGCGAGTCGAGACAACGGCGCCGGAAGAGACCGCGAAGCGCGGGAGACAGATGAGAGAGagtcctcgctgtctcgcccACTGCCGCGAGACAAAAGGTCCCGAGACGACTCCAGCGAGCGCCGCGAGGATCGACAAGGCTCCCGGCGCGGCaccgtcgcctctctcgaaGATCGCAGCCGGCGGAGAGTCAGCCGTTCTCCGGGCCAagggaaagaaaagcaggaacggggcagtctctcttctttttactcggttcgagagagagaggagagagagggaagagaggagcgagaagagaagggggagagaggcagcgagaaggcggacgAGCTTCCACGCggggagaggaggggagGAAGCGTCGCAGAAGCTTCGCGAAGAGCTGAGGGGGAGAAAGACCGCTTCAGTGGCGGGCGAGAGGAAACCTCCAGGAGACGAGAGTCGCCTACCGGCAGGCGAAGGCTCTCCAGCGACTCCCTCAGGCTTccagagacaggcagagacagaagcagcgactccattggcgagcgaggaagacggtCACCTCCGCGAGGGAAGGACGACCGAGATGAACCCAGACGAGAAGATGATAGCGGACGCGGTGACAATCCGCCCGTGggccggagagagagaagcggaagtgCGCAGAAGAATGAGGCCAGGCGAAGCGCgactcgagaagaagagagaaccaaGACCCGCAGAAAccgcgtctcgtctctctcgcccgaGACCGACAAAGGAGAACCCGCGAGTGTGTCGTTCCAGGAAGCTGGGAAGAAGCCCCCTAGACGCCTTCCGttgccgcctccgcctctcgtttcgcgaggagggcgaggcgaaCGCGACGGGGAGGAGGACAAGGCGGGACCCAGGCCTCGacgcggaagcgaagacaactcgagagaaaaccaTAAGCGAATGGACGACCGAAACCGCGACCACGCTCCTCAGTCGCCGGTGGCGGCCCGGCGACGCCAGACGTCCTTTTGTCTGCGTATTGAGAATCTGCCTTCGTCCCCATCGCGGTCGGAGATAGCGGACCTTCTCCGCGACTGCTGTGGTATTCGCGTCCCGATAGACATGGTGGAACTCTTCCCCGCAGACGCCCGCGCCGTGGTGTATCTACAATCTCAGCAACAGGCGGAGAGTGCGCAGTACAGGCTCCACCGGCGGACGCTGAGGAACTGCCGCTTAGACGTTTTCCTGGGAGACCGGGCCGCAGGgcgagacagccgagacgACGACATcccgcagagagacaaagctCGCGAAGACTCGAGGGGCTCGCGGTCTCCGCGGCGCCGCGGCGCTTCTCCAGGACGGGGCGAGGAGGCACGGGAGAGGTGCGCGTCTCCGGCGGGGTCCTCATTTCGCATTTTGCGTCCGCGCTCGCCCCCGGGGCCGACGGGCGGCCGGGCTTCGTCTCCGGTTCGCCGGGGCCGCCGGTCCCCGCCGCGCCCTTTGATCATCCGACCCGGGCCCAGCGGCGGGGCCTTCCCTGGGGGCATCGAGGTCCTCCCCACGGATTTCgcccgcggagacagaagaagggacGAGGACGATGAGCGGCgcggacagagaggcgcggaCCGACGAGGGTACGGCCGGgggtcgctgtctcctcgaggaAGGTCGGCGTGTGGCGCCCGAGAAGCTGGCAGCTCACGGTCtccaaagagaagaagaagagacgaggaccTTTCCAGCGACAGCCGCAGGCGCCGCACCAGTCGCTCGCTTTCACGGTCACCCATGAACGGCGACGACAAGGGCCCGGGACTAGACCGAGGGAGGACCCGAGACGACAGATCAGCCTcccgagaaggcagaaaggcGTCAGTTTCGCAGTCGTCACGACGTGGCAGAGAGgccggcgagaaggagaaaggagagaagggatcGTCCCTCTCGCCTGAAGGACGAGGCGGGAGACTGAGCTCCAGCAGGCCCTACACGGGCCCAGAGGAGACCTCCCGGGAGCCGAAGGCTGGCGCGTGCTCAAATCTTGGGCCGCGTCCGCGGTCGCGCTCCCCGCCCCAAGGAGGTTCGCGCCGCTTCGGGGGCCTCGGCGGGCCTCACGGGTCGACGCCAGGCATCTCCATTCGCCTCGCTGGGCGAGGAGGCTCGTCTCGGGACTACATGGACGGCAGAGGCCCCGGAAGTGGGGGCCGAGGCAGGTCGCCGTCCCCTCATTCCAGG cGACGAGGCGGCTCGCCTCGGCGGGGCTGGAGGCCCCCGGCGCCCCGCTTCGGACTGGGCTCCGTGAGTCGGTCTCGGTCGCGGGCATCGCACTCGCTGACAGCgtcagagaagagcgacaggcGCGAGCGTGACGAAGACACGAAGggcgagaagcggagagacagcgtgGTGGACGGGAAGTCCCGGCGACGGTCGCTGAGCCGGCGGTCGCAGGAGCGCGAGGGTGGCGCGAGGAGCGACACTGACGAGCGAAACAAGGCCCGGGGCCCGTCGCCCCTTAACCGCGAGAGGGCCAGCGACGTGCCCGGcggcgaaaggagacaggagcgagACCGGAGCTCTGGGCGTCTGGGagccgagagacgcgacagaagcgTCAAGCAGAATCCGCAAGAAAAAGCCATGCTGCGGCTTCACGAGCGAGGAAGGTGCACACCCTGCAGACAGATCATCAAGGGCCTCGAGTGCTTTCGAATCTCCACCTGTCCCTACTGCCACCATGCGGAACACGACCCTATGTACAACCGCCCAGGCGTTGAG GAACCCGAGCTGGAGGCGTCTTCGCTCCTTTCGCTAGCCTCCGCGGGGCTGCAGGCACTCCGAGACGGCGTGGATGCAGGCGCGGGGCAgcagggcgaggaagagagccgTCCACGAGGTCGAtctgcgtctttgtctccgtcggcaAAGTCACAGACAAAACCTGGCGGAGGCAACtccgcgctgtctccgatGGTCCTAAAACAGCATCTGGCCGGGACGTGCCTGCCGTGCTCGGAGTACAAGCAGGACCGATGccggcgcggagacagctgtccCTTCTGCCACCACAGCGATCACTTGCCGaagggcgagaaggcgaagggcgagccgaagaagaaggaggcgaagaagctcgaCTCGAAGGAGCAGCAGGAAAGGTACGCTCTGGAGCGCCACGAGAAGGGTTGGTGTCGCCCGTGCAAGAAGTACTTCGCGAAGAATGCGGAGTGCCcggcagtgaagaagaaccaGCCTTGTCTGTACTGTCACCATGAAGACCATCGCGACGACATGCCTTCGCGCATTCAGAGCCGACAGCCTTCGCCCGAGCGTGCGTCGCCTCCTGCGGAACCCCTAAAGATGGAGGAGGCTCCGCCGCAAGACACATCGGCTCCTCTCTTAGCGTCGCCGCCCCATAGTCTCCACTCGCCCTCCAGTCTCTGCTCGCCGACTGCACAGGGAGCCATGGGCGAACAGGGGAATGCAGGCCCGGCCATTTTGCGCCCCGGCGACCCCGCAACCCGATTGGAGAACTTTGTGTTTGCGGACCCCGCACAGCAAAGAAAGCACGAGAAGGGACTTTGCTTGCCGTGCAAGTTCTACGTCTCCGGCCGGCAGTGCTACAAAGTCGAGCAGGGATGTGTCTACTGCCATCATCcgtctcatctctctctcgctgtg CAGGGACTGAGCCAGCACGCTGATGGCACGGGGCTGCCGTGCCTGCAGAAGGTTCGAGAGCAGCACGAGCAGGGCGTGTGTCGCCCCTGTGTCCACCACTTCGTTCCAGGGCTGACTTGCGCGTGGGGCGTTCAGTGTCTCCTGTGCCACCATCCGCAGCACGGAGACCGCTCGAGTCCCAGTTTCTACCTCAAGTGGGAACATGACCGCAACGTGTGCCTGCCTTGTGCCAAGGCACATGTCTCAGGCCACGGCGGCTGTCCAGAGAGCGACAACTGCGGCTACTGCCATGACCCAGTCCACAGCGACCCCACAAGCGAGCTGCACTTTGCGCGCGTGCTTCACGCCCGAGGCGTCTGCCGGCCCTGCCAACAGTTCCTTCAGGGGACTTGCCCTCTCGAACAGCTTTGCTGTCCCTTCTGTCACAACCCGCAGCACTTGGGCGGCTTCGCGGCTGAGAAGGAGGGCGAGAGGGAGCGAGGTGCCGAGGGCGCGGGCCCGCCGGGGCGCGGGGCCGTCGTTCCGGTGTCCAAGATTGGGCCAGCAGCCCCGCCCGGCCATGCGCTGTTCATGCGGCCTCCGGGGACGGACGGACGCACCGCTCCCGGCCTGCCCTTCCCGCCTCAACAACCTGCGGGCAACGTGCCCCTGTCTCACCCGGGGCTCCCCGGGCCCCCAATGGGTCACCCGCCACCACTGGCGCACCCCGCCGGAGTCGGCGCTGCGGGAATGTTCCCTGGGCCTCCGCATCATCCGGTGCGGCCGGCCTTCGTGTACGGAGGCGTGCCGCCGCCCTCAGGAACGGCCGTCGCCGGCTCGCCGTTCCCCGGCCAGCCGCCGATGTTCGCTGGCGCCGGCGCAGGCGCGGCGCTCCCTGGGAACCCAACGAAGCcgcagaaggaggagagagaaggcgctggGGAGGCCGGACCGGGCGAAGGCGTGAAGGAGTCGTTGGGCCTCCCGGTCGGCGTGATTGCTGCGCCTCCCGTGCTGGGGGGCGCGCcgaaggaggaggaacaaggcgcgaaggaagaggaggaactgGATCCCGTGgccgcagcagcggcagcctACGCAAAGGAACAAGAGGCACGACAGGTGCTCCTTCAGAACCAGTCAGTGATGCAGACCCCGCAAAGCATGACCGGACCGTCGCCTCCTGGGGGATCTCCGTGGGGCGTGCCTTACATgcagccgccgcctcctGGCGCAGCGCCCTGGGGCGCTCCAGGGGCGCCGCACCCGCCTTCGGGGTCGATGCCAGCGGGTACCCCACAGGGGCCTCACCCCATCGGCGTGGGTCCCCCGCCGCCAGGCCCGCCGGGCACAGCAGCGCGCCCCTCGCACCTTCTGCCCACGCCTCCAGGGGCGCCTGGGGTTCCACCCCCCGGCTCCCGCCAGCAAGCCCAGATGGGCCCACCGCTGGCGATGGGAGGAGATAGGGCGATGCCTTCGATGCCCGGAGCGCCCCCTCCAGGCGCCGCACCACCGGCGCCCATGTACGGTATGGCGCCCGCCATGGGGCGCCCCCCTGCCCCCGCGCAAGCCCCAGGGAGCTTCTGTGGACCCATTGGGTCTCCAGCGGGGATCCGGCCTCCGCAAGGTCCTCCAGGAGCAGTGGGGACAGGCGGGCCTCCAGGTTACATGGGCTCCGAGAGCAGCTTCGGCGTGTCTCACCTTGCGCCTGGTCAGCGGCCGGCTCCGCCGCACCCGCACGGATCGCCGGCTCCCTTCGCTTCCCCTTCGGCCCAGAAACCTTCGCCACCGCCCTTGATGGGCTGGGGTGCCCAGCCGCTAGTGGCCTCGCAGCCACCGCCTCCTGGGGGGCATCTGACCCCTCAGGGCGATGCCGGGCAGGGCGTGGGCCTGGCGGGCCCGCCTCCAGGGATGTCCCCGGCGATGGGGACGGgggcgccgccgccgcctcctccgcctccaaGTGGAAGCCCCAGCGATGGCTTCGGAGACAGCTCGGCACAGGCTTCGGGTTCTTCTTTCCAGGCCTCGCTGGCCGCGAAGAACCCTGCGGCGGCAGCAATGTTGGAAGCTGCGCAGCAAGCGGCTCAGGCCGCAGCCTCAAAGATCGGCTCGTCCAACTcctcgccgcctccgcctccctcTCAGTCGTTCCTTAACCAAAGCAGTCGCGTTCCGGGCATGTCCccggcggcggctgcggcggccGCGGCTGCAGCGGCCCTAGCGGCCGCTGCCATGGctgcaaagaagaagggcgAGGAGGCCCAGAAGGTGCGAGACATGGAGCAGCCCCAGGGATCCAAGCCGTCGCAGGCGATGGCGGGCCTTCCCGCAGGCCACGCTACTATGGGGACGCCCCTGCCGTCGCccttcggcttctccgttGGAAGCCGGAGCGGCGGGTTGGCTTCGGTCGTGGAAGCGGCTAAGGCGGCAGtcgcccagaaggcccttCTCGCGGCCAGGGAGGCCCAAGAGGCACCTACCGCCGCGCCAGATAACCCACAGAACCTCCCTGCCGGTGTGCTGGCTGCTGCGGAAGCCGCCAAGGCTGCAGCGGCGGCCATCAGCGCCTCGCTGGCCGGCGTCGGAGGTTTCACAGGGTAA
- the PCNA1 gene encoding proliferating cell nuclear antigen PCNA1 (encoded by transcript TGME49_247460~Gene product name based on ToxoDB Community Expert Annotation.): MLEAKLQHASVLRRLFESIKDMVSDVNLDCDETGLRLQAMDSSHVALVALKLDDVGFVHFRCDRERSLGLNLASVCKVFKLCSNADSCSIQNEEDSDTVTFVFENEADEKLSSFSLRLMAIDQDALRVPEDETAHDVTVTMSAREFANVVRIMGEFSDSVRVEVDKLGVKFVTQGDLGVGEVLLKPKPFANGDDSGVEIKVNSPVCQTYAVKYLNYFAKAASLSSSVTLSLTDQNPIEVRFDILEPASGGTASGDRAGDESQGDEGRAQGRRQAQQPRSCIGHVKFFLAPKMDDDAIGGEEGGNGESRGMDDSMMDE, translated from the exons ATGTTGGAAGCCAAGCTCCAGCACGCCAGCGTCCTCCGCCGGCTGTTTGAGTCTATCAAGGACATGGTCAGCGACGTCAACCTGGACTGCGATGAAACTGGTCTCCGCCTTCAG GCTATGGATTCCTCCCACGTCGCCCTGGTCGCTCTGAAGCTCGATGATGTTGGCTTCGTCCACTTCCGCTGCGACCGCGAACGGTCGCTTGGCCTCAACCTGGCTAGTGTGTGCAAAGTCTTCAAGCTCTGCAGCAACGCAGATTCTTGCAGCATTCAAAACGAGGAAGATTCCGACACTGTCACATTTGTCTTCGAGAACGAAG CTGACGAGAAGCTGTCGAGCTTCAGTCTGCGTTTGATGGCCATTGACCAAGATGCCTTGCGTGTCCCGGAAGATGAGACTGCCCACGACGTCACTGTTACCATGTCTGCTCGAGAGTTCGCAAATGTCGTCCGCATCATGGGCGAGTTTTCCGACAGCGTCAGAGTTGAGGTGGACAAACTGGGCGTCAAGTTTGTGACTCAAGGAGACCTCGGAGTCGGAGAGGTTCTGCTGAAGCCCAAGCCTTTTGCGAATGGCGACGACAGCGGAGTAGAGATTAAG GTTAACTCTCCGGTGTGCCAGACGTATGCGGTGAAGTATTTGAACTATTTTGCAAAGGCGGCGTCGCTGAGCAGCTCTGTGACTCTGTCGCTGACAGATCAGAACCCAATCGAGGTCCGGTTTGACATTCTGGAACCTGCATCCGGTGGTACCGCCTCTGGCGACCGGGCTGGTGATGAGTCGCAGGGCGACGAGGGGCGAGCCCAgggcaggagacaggcgcagcAGCCTCGCTCGTGCATCGGCCACGTGAAATTCTTCCTGGCCCCCAAGATGGACGACGATGCAAttggaggcgaggaaggaggcaaCGGCGAGTCCCGGGGCATGGACGACTCTATGATGGATGAGTGA
- a CDS encoding nucleolar protein, putative (encoded by transcript TGME49_247470): MAVNEIFLLFESAPGLLLARVKGWDQIAQDTDAVQEACLDFARFKQVVEAVAFHPFSDAEEAMEVQLAITNGTSCPALLNFLNFNLPSSLKKKKGADAEAGGRAKSQAAVGVCDPALGKSLADAGFQIVFNSNVQELHRGCRQHMKKLAKQLGELPIEKFQVGLGHSYSRSKMQEDPRKQDKPIMQSIALLDSLDKNINAFAMKLKEWYGWHFPELVKICGDAEVYCKVLKVVQMKEQFDEHTQGEELLEACGGSEEIRDEVVAATKHSMGQEIGEADFVNIIRFADQVLRLCEQRRTLQEYLSTKMDFVSPNLKAVVGEVLAARLISHAGALVNLAKYPASTIQILGAEKALFRALKSKNGRTPKYGLLFHSSFIGRVQKQQHRGRMSRYLASKCALAARIDAFADEETPESADGIRSNVYGVKLREQLEERLKYLADGIVPRKNLDVMREAASELSQAAVSEKRKKKKRKHEEKETEEETNPMIDEEEGGKKKKKKKHAKQVEESEDVHGDEVSEDRSAEKKKKKKKKHADVDV, translated from the exons ATGGCAGTGAACGagatttttcttctctttgagTCCGCGCCGGGCCTGCTCTTGGCTCGCGTCAAGGGCTGGGACCAGATTGCACAGGACACAGACGCAGTCCAGGAGGCCTGTCTGGACTTTGCTCGCTTCAAACAAGTCGTCGAGGCTGTCGCCTTCCACCCCTTCTcggacgcagaggaggcgaTGGAGGTGCAACTCGCAATCACGAACGGGACCAGTTGCCCCGCGCTGCTGAACTTTCTCAACTTCAacctgccttcctcgctgaagaagaagaagggcgcCGATGCAGAGGCCGGCGGCCGAGCCAAGAGCCAGGCCGCCGTGGGGGTGTGCGACCCTGCGTTGGGGAAGAGTCTCGCCGACGCAGGCTTCCAAATCGTGTTCAACTCAAACGTCCAGGAACTGCACAGAGGCTGCAGGCAACACATGAAGAAGCTCGCGAAGCAGCTGGGTGAGCTGCCCATCGAAAAGTTCCAGGTTGGACTCGGCCACAGCTACAGCCGCTCCAAGATGCAGGAAGACCCCCGGAAGCAGGACAAACCTATCATGCAGTCCATTGCTCTCCTCGACAGTCTCGACAAAAACATCAACGCCTTCGCCATGAAACTCAAGGAGTGGTACGGATGGCACTTCCCCGAGCTGGTCAAAAtctgcggagacgccgaggtCTACTGCAAGGTCCTCAAGGTTGTGCAAATGAAGGAACAGTTCGACGAACAC ACACAAGGCGAGGAGCTGTTGGAGGCCtgcggaggaagcgaggaaattCGCGACGAGGTCGTGGCGGCCACCAAGCACTCGATGGGTCAGGAAATTGGAGAAGCCGATTTCGTCAACATCATCCGTTTCGCTGATCAA GTTCTGCGCCTGTGTGAACAGCGCCGCACTCTCCAGGAGTATCTCTCGACTAAGATGGATTTCGTGTCTCCCAACTTGAAGGCTGTCGTCGGCGAGGTCCTTGCTGCTCGTCTTAtttcgcatgcaggcgcCCTCGTGAACTTGGCCAAGTACCCCGCATCCACCATCCAAATTCTCGGAGCCGAAAAA GCGCTCTTCCGAGCCTTGAAGTCGAAGAACGGGCGTACACCGAAGTACGGATTGCTCTTCCACTCTTCCTTTATCGGCAGAgtgcagaagcagcaacaCCGCGGCCGGATGAGCAG ATACCTTGCCTCCAAATGCGCCCTCGCTGCTCGTATCGATGCCTTCGCGGATGAGGAAACTCCCGAGTCTGCCGACGGCATCCGCTCGAATGTTTACGGTGTCAAACTGAGAGAACAACTggaagagagactgaa ATACCTGGCGGACGGCATTGTGCCGCGAAAGAATCTCGACGTCATGCGAGAAGCTGCATCGGAGCTGAGTCAGGCGGCTGTttcggagaagaggaaaaagaagaagagaaagcacgaggagaaggaaacagaggaagagacgaatcCGATGATTGACGAGGAGGAGGgcggcaagaagaaaaagaagaagaagcatgcCAAGCAGGTGGAGGAAAGTGAAGACGTCCATGGGGATGAGGTCTCGGAGGACaggagcgcagagaagaaaaagaaaaagaaaaagaagcacgCTGACGTGGATGTCTAG